One genomic region from Pantoea alfalfae encodes:
- a CDS encoding MipA/OmpV family protein: MITGKITLHMVCFSLGFCAATAMADETTPPPSATLGIAGINAPRYCGADKQHWQLMPVIQARDGAFFLDSQKGIGYDLQADNGLYLEHTLGYGLGRSDRNSSWRDGDDRLRGMGNIDATMNTALALGWSVTPWLVLEGKATLPLSDSQGVQYRTSVTLIPWQTQDDTVALQVAGLAGDARYMNTWYGVSSRQSARSGFERYDAAGGFYGTDTSLTWSHQFTPAWAASVIGDYSWLDKHASDSPIVARHNGASATLALSYTF, translated from the coding sequence ATGATAACCGGAAAAATAACGCTGCACATGGTCTGTTTTTCGCTAGGATTCTGTGCCGCGACTGCCATGGCTGATGAGACTACGCCGCCCCCAAGCGCCACGCTGGGCATCGCAGGTATCAATGCACCACGCTATTGCGGCGCCGATAAGCAGCACTGGCAGCTGATGCCGGTGATCCAGGCGCGCGATGGAGCCTTCTTTTTAGACTCACAGAAAGGCATTGGCTACGATCTGCAGGCGGATAACGGCCTTTATCTGGAACATACGCTGGGCTACGGGCTGGGTCGCTCTGACCGTAATTCATCGTGGCGCGACGGTGATGACCGGCTCAGGGGCATGGGGAATATCGACGCAACAATGAACACCGCGCTGGCGCTGGGATGGTCGGTAACGCCGTGGTTGGTGCTGGAGGGCAAAGCGACGCTGCCATTAAGTGATAGTCAGGGCGTGCAATACCGGACGTCTGTAACCCTGATCCCCTGGCAGACCCAGGATGATACGGTGGCACTGCAGGTGGCAGGTCTGGCTGGCGATGCGCGTTATATGAATACCTGGTATGGCGTGAGCAGTAGGCAGAGTGCACGTAGTGGGTTTGAACGCTACGACGCCGCGGGGGGATTTTATGGCACAGACACCAGCCTGACCTGGAGTCATCAGTTCACGCCCGCCTGGGCCGCCAGTGTGATCGGTGACTACAGCTGGCTGGATAAGCATGCTTCAGATAGCCCCATTGTTGCACGGCACAACGGCGCATCGGCCACCCTGGCATTGAGCTACACCTTCTGA
- a CDS encoding response regulator has product MQSKRVLIIEDDADAAGVLEAYLKRENYEVMIAGDGPGGLETAGRWQPDLILLDIMLPGMNGTEVLAALRRRDDTPVIMVTAMGDAPDRIGALRYGADDYVVKPYHPGEVVARVQAVLRRSQSHAPAAESLRWAGLVVDPLALTAVVECDSDAPRRLDLTPTEFSLLVTLMRAQTRPFTRLFLLEHCLPESDALERVVDTHVYNLRRKLEAAGISDVLPAVRSVGYRFRQP; this is encoded by the coding sequence ATGCAGTCAAAACGTGTACTGATTATTGAAGATGATGCTGATGCGGCGGGTGTACTCGAGGCCTACCTGAAACGTGAAAATTATGAGGTCATGATTGCCGGTGACGGACCCGGCGGGCTGGAAACTGCAGGACGCTGGCAGCCCGATCTGATCCTGCTGGATATTATGCTGCCCGGCATGAACGGCACCGAAGTGCTGGCCGCGCTGCGGCGGCGTGACGATACCCCGGTAATCATGGTGACGGCGATGGGTGACGCGCCGGACCGTATCGGTGCCCTGCGCTATGGCGCAGATGACTACGTGGTCAAACCCTATCATCCGGGCGAAGTGGTGGCGCGCGTTCAGGCCGTGCTGCGCCGCAGCCAGAGTCATGCGCCCGCCGCAGAATCGCTACGTTGGGCGGGTTTGGTGGTTGATCCGCTGGCACTCACCGCCGTGGTAGAGTGTGACAGTGATGCACCGCGCCGCCTCGATCTGACGCCCACCGAATTTTCCCTGCTGGTCACCCTGATGCGTGCGCAGACGCGGCCTTTTACCCGCCTGTTTCTGCTGGAGCATTGTCTGCCGGAAAGCGATGCACTGGAGCGTGTAGTCGATACCCACGTCTATAACCTGCGCCGTAAACTGGAGGCTGCAGGCATCTCAGACGTCTTACCGGCGGTTCGCAGCGTCGGTTACCGGTTCAGACAGCCATGA
- a CDS encoding sensor histidine kinase, with product MKNNTHTSLWRWICIRVLFLAIGSVILIAACMWLRFAVQAFWVYYRMPPALLDEFTKLRHHPASDPARFHQIVDQWWGINFSDPSLASSDWLIVLILVVVTIPFMVMMALRFARPLSAQFSQLATAARAVSKGEFGRTAAVVKEAPQELVRFTEDFNQMTQQLARYERELRTSHVAMAHELRSPLTAAIGRLQGILDGVFPAEPQQLAMIMKQLTQLSRLTDELHLLSLADAGQLTLNREWFNLSELLRERSGWLLPQAEQAGIAISVTSPNDLRLYADTFRLGQVVTIICENALRYAADGGALLITASQNDKAIIMTFRDYGQGVEPDFLPQLFDRFTRADSSRARHSGGSGLGLSIAKAIVEAHGGSLYATLPADGGLLIGITLPAR from the coding sequence ATGAAGAACAATACGCATACCTCACTGTGGCGCTGGATCTGCATCCGGGTGCTGTTTCTGGCCATCGGCAGCGTGATCCTGATCGCCGCCTGTATGTGGCTGCGCTTTGCGGTGCAGGCGTTCTGGGTCTACTACCGGATGCCGCCCGCGCTGCTTGATGAGTTCACAAAGCTACGCCATCATCCCGCCAGCGATCCGGCGCGCTTTCATCAGATTGTCGATCAGTGGTGGGGGATCAACTTTTCCGATCCTTCGCTGGCATCATCTGACTGGCTGATCGTGCTGATCCTGGTGGTGGTCACCATCCCGTTTATGGTGATGATGGCGCTGCGTTTCGCCCGTCCGCTATCGGCGCAGTTCAGCCAGCTGGCGACGGCGGCGCGTGCGGTGTCGAAAGGCGAATTTGGCCGGACGGCGGCGGTAGTGAAAGAAGCACCGCAGGAACTGGTGCGATTTACCGAAGATTTTAACCAGATGACGCAGCAGCTGGCGCGTTACGAGCGAGAGCTACGCACCTCGCATGTGGCGATGGCACACGAACTTCGCTCGCCACTGACGGCGGCGATCGGCCGCCTGCAGGGCATTCTGGATGGCGTCTTCCCTGCCGAGCCGCAGCAGCTGGCAATGATCATGAAGCAACTGACACAGCTCAGCCGCCTCACAGACGAACTGCATCTCTTGTCGCTGGCGGATGCCGGGCAGCTTACTCTCAACCGCGAGTGGTTTAATCTCAGCGAGTTACTACGCGAGCGCTCCGGCTGGCTTCTGCCGCAGGCAGAACAGGCGGGGATTGCCATCAGCGTGACATCACCCAACGATCTGCGGCTGTATGCCGATACCTTCCGGCTGGGCCAGGTGGTGACCATCATTTGTGAAAATGCGCTGCGCTATGCTGCCGACGGTGGCGCGTTGCTGATCACCGCCAGCCAGAACGATAAGGCGATCATAATGACCTTCCGCGATTATGGTCAGGGTGTGGAGCCGGACTTCCTGCCGCAATTGTTTGACCGCTTTACCCGTGCTGACTCTTCACGCGCCCGCCACTCCGGCGGCAGCGGTCTGGGACTGTCAATCGCCAAAGCGATCGTCGAGGCGCACGGCGGATCGCTTTACGCCACGCTACCCGCCGACGGCGGTCTGTTGATCGGGATAACGCTGCCGGCGAGATAA
- a CDS encoding efflux RND transporter periplasmic adaptor subunit translates to MTDFLSDAARQVWRHLFSVHIFAPIVFVLLGVFIMTGCRDNNVAPPAAPRRPVKTMIAPPLSSDASRVLTGEIRAHEEVALAFRLDGRVVNRAVELGDRVSAGQLLAALENDQPRNQLSSARADLDSARAAERVAALNLHRMRLLMPGGAIARSQLDSALADWQSAQSRCLSSEAALKNAQDNLSWTQLTAPAAGRITAITVQPGQVVSAGQTVMTLAAGDARDAVFDLTTPALLRADDRTALKVTLLADPGIQASGTIRDISPQADSQTRTWRLRISMNQPSEAMALGATVTVTLPDAQPPVIALPASALTRFADKPALLVVDAASRLQLRPVVLARFSAQQIFVSAGIRPGERVVTAGVGTLQPGEKVTLAPEGS, encoded by the coding sequence ATGACAGACTTCTTATCGGATGCTGCCCGCCAGGTGTGGCGTCATCTCTTCAGTGTTCACATCTTCGCGCCAATCGTGTTCGTGCTGCTCGGCGTATTCATCATGACCGGCTGCCGGGACAACAATGTTGCCCCGCCAGCCGCCCCGCGCCGCCCGGTCAAAACGATGATCGCCCCGCCGCTCAGCAGTGACGCGTCACGCGTGCTGACTGGCGAAATCCGCGCTCATGAAGAGGTCGCGCTGGCCTTCAGGCTGGATGGCCGGGTGGTGAACCGCGCGGTTGAGCTGGGCGATCGTGTCAGCGCCGGGCAACTGCTGGCCGCGCTGGAAAACGATCAGCCTCGTAATCAGCTGAGCAGCGCGCGGGCCGATCTCGACAGCGCCCGCGCCGCCGAACGGGTCGCCGCGCTTAACCTGCATCGGATGCGGCTGCTGATGCCCGGTGGGGCCATTGCCCGCAGCCAGCTGGACAGTGCCCTGGCGGACTGGCAGAGTGCGCAGTCCCGCTGCCTTAGCAGCGAAGCGGCGCTGAAAAATGCCCAGGATAACCTCAGCTGGACTCAGCTGACTGCGCCGGCAGCAGGCCGGATCACCGCCATCACGGTTCAGCCCGGTCAGGTGGTCAGCGCCGGACAGACTGTCATGACGCTGGCAGCCGGTGATGCACGCGATGCCGTGTTTGACCTGACAACACCTGCTCTGTTGCGAGCTGACGACCGGACTGCGCTGAAGGTGACGTTGCTCGCTGACCCGGGCATCCAGGCCAGTGGCACGATACGTGACATCAGCCCGCAGGCCGATTCACAGACCCGTACCTGGCGGCTGCGCATCTCAATGAATCAGCCATCGGAGGCGATGGCTCTGGGAGCCACCGTCACCGTCACGCTTCCCGATGCGCAACCGCCGGTCATCGCCCTGCCCGCCAGCGCCCTGACCCGCTTCGCAGATAAGCCCGCGCTGCTGGTGGTTGATGCGGCGTCACGCCTGCAGCTTCGTCCGGTAGTGCTGGCCCGCTTCAGCGCACAGCAAATCTTTGTCTCTGCCGGGATCCGGCCAGGTGAGCGCGTTGTTACCGCTGGCGTCGGCACCCTGCAGCCCGGTGAAAAAGTGACGCTGGCTCCGGAGGGCTCATGA
- a CDS encoding efflux RND transporter permease subunit, giving the protein MKKMTGFNLSGWALAHQQLVIFFMLLVMAAGVLSYERLSRNEDPAFTIKTAVISAQWPGADVNTTVQLLTDVLEQKVQEIPSLDAVESETRAGQTVIYVNLRDDTPPSQVAGIWYQLRKKMHDVAPSLPLGVQGPAVNDEFDDTFGTIYGFTAEGFTARELRDRVDNLRRNLASLPDIGKTSLLGVQEQQVVIAFSPRKLNGMGLDLQQVSDAIKAQNDVVPAGSLRTDRENIALRVSGTLTSVESLKAITLHIGERFIPLNDLATISLQPAEPPTPTFRVNGVPAIGLAISMAASGNMLDFGKQLNQRMQRLAGQLPHGITMTRIADQSSVVKQAVSGFVRILGEAVVIVLAVSFVSLGLRAGLVVAAAIPLVLAMTFTGMLLAGIGLQRISLGALIIALGLLVDDAMITVEAMVARLEAGDSKWQAATYAFKTTAFPMLTGTLVMIAGFIPVGFAASSAGEYCYSLFVVITLALLCSWVVAIIFSPLTGCWLLSAKRIKTHQPPGLMTRGYHGLLEVILRHRLMTIGAALTVLLVSLYATTFMQGEFFPASDRPELLVSLTLPASAAQAETTRRTAQLEQMLRSDRDVANFTSYVGSGAIRFYLPMDVLLDNENIAQLVVVAKSLAVRDRLRSRLEKKLAADFIDITTRVSPLELGPPVGWPLKYRITGPDNARVRQAASDLAVLIARSPLTREVNLTAGEPERVMTLAVNQTAARAAGLSSDTIASALNTLMSGSVVTTLRDRNRLIDVVLRSNNTERQNTETLEGLMITNASGQKIPLRQVATLNWGVDDPVIWRRQRLSYITVQTDIAPGQRAEQVSQQLAPDVAALHASLPAGYGIEEGGVAAESDKGNGSVFALLPVTICAMLVLLMIQLQRFSGMLLALSMAPFGLPGIVSAMLPAGTPLGFVALLGIIALAGIIIRNAVIMISEVDANSRAGLPDDDAIRQAAHHRARPILLTACAAILGMIPIAHQVFWGPMALAIIGGLVSGTLVTLTVLPAALSLLMQRRSG; this is encoded by the coding sequence ATGAAAAAAATGACTGGCTTTAACCTCTCCGGCTGGGCGCTGGCGCATCAGCAGCTGGTGATCTTTTTCATGTTGCTGGTGATGGCGGCGGGTGTGCTGAGTTATGAACGCCTGTCACGCAATGAAGACCCAGCGTTTACTATCAAAACCGCCGTAATATCTGCCCAATGGCCCGGCGCTGACGTGAATACCACCGTGCAACTGCTGACTGACGTGCTGGAACAGAAGGTGCAGGAGATCCCGTCGCTGGATGCGGTCGAGAGCGAAACCCGCGCCGGACAAACCGTCATCTATGTCAACCTGCGCGATGACACGCCGCCCTCTCAGGTGGCCGGCATCTGGTATCAGCTGCGTAAAAAGATGCATGACGTTGCCCCTTCACTGCCCCTGGGCGTGCAGGGTCCTGCCGTTAACGACGAGTTTGACGACACCTTTGGCACCATTTATGGCTTCACGGCAGAAGGTTTTACCGCCAGAGAGCTACGCGATCGGGTCGATAACCTGCGTCGCAATCTGGCCAGTCTGCCCGACATCGGTAAAACCAGCCTGTTGGGTGTACAGGAGCAGCAGGTGGTTATCGCCTTTTCCCCGCGCAAGCTGAACGGCATGGGCCTTGATTTACAGCAGGTCAGCGACGCCATTAAAGCCCAGAACGATGTCGTCCCGGCGGGCAGCCTGCGTACCGACCGCGAGAATATTGCGCTTCGGGTCAGCGGCACCCTGACCTCGGTTGAAAGCCTGAAAGCAATTACCCTGCATATCGGTGAGCGTTTTATCCCGCTGAACGATCTGGCGACCATCAGCCTGCAACCTGCTGAACCGCCGACGCCCACCTTTAGGGTCAACGGCGTGCCGGCTATCGGGCTGGCGATCTCCATGGCCGCCAGCGGCAATATGCTCGATTTCGGTAAACAACTTAACCAGCGCATGCAGAGACTGGCCGGACAGTTACCACACGGCATCACCATGACTCGCATAGCCGATCAGTCTTCCGTGGTGAAACAAGCGGTCAGCGGCTTTGTCCGGATACTGGGCGAAGCGGTTGTCATCGTGTTAGCTGTCTCCTTCGTTTCGCTGGGACTCCGTGCCGGTCTGGTCGTGGCGGCGGCTATTCCGCTGGTGCTGGCGATGACCTTTACCGGCATGTTGCTGGCGGGCATCGGGCTGCAGCGCATCTCGCTGGGCGCGCTGATTATTGCGCTCGGGCTGCTGGTGGATGACGCCATGATCACCGTCGAGGCGATGGTGGCGCGACTCGAAGCGGGCGACAGTAAGTGGCAGGCCGCGACGTATGCATTCAAAACCACCGCCTTTCCGATGCTGACCGGTACGCTGGTCATGATCGCCGGTTTTATTCCGGTCGGGTTTGCCGCGTCCAGTGCCGGGGAGTATTGCTACTCACTGTTTGTGGTGATTACCCTGGCGCTGCTCTGCTCGTGGGTGGTTGCGATCATCTTCTCGCCGCTCACCGGCTGCTGGCTGCTGTCAGCGAAGCGCATCAAAACCCACCAGCCGCCGGGCTTAATGACGCGCGGCTATCACGGGCTGCTGGAGGTGATTCTGCGCCACCGGCTGATGACGATTGGCGCGGCGCTGACAGTCCTGCTGGTCAGCCTTTACGCCACCACCTTTATGCAGGGTGAATTTTTCCCGGCGTCAGACCGCCCTGAATTGCTGGTCAGCCTGACGCTGCCCGCCAGCGCGGCCCAGGCGGAAACCACGCGCCGTACTGCACAGCTGGAACAGATGCTGCGCAGCGATCGGGATGTCGCAAACTTCACCAGTTACGTCGGCTCTGGCGCAATACGCTTCTATCTGCCGATGGATGTGCTGCTGGATAATGAAAACATCGCGCAGCTGGTGGTGGTGGCGAAAAGTCTGGCGGTACGCGATCGGCTGCGCAGCAGGCTGGAGAAGAAACTGGCCGCGGATTTCATTGATATCACGACGCGCGTCTCGCCGCTGGAGCTGGGTCCGCCGGTGGGCTGGCCGCTGAAATATCGCATCACCGGCCCGGACAATGCCCGGGTGCGGCAGGCTGCCAGTGATCTGGCAGTGCTGATCGCCCGCTCTCCGCTGACCCGCGAGGTCAATCTCACCGCCGGGGAACCGGAACGGGTCATGACGCTGGCGGTAAACCAGACCGCCGCCCGCGCCGCCGGCCTGTCGTCCGACACCATCGCCTCCGCGCTGAACACCCTGATGTCCGGCAGCGTGGTGACTACCCTGCGCGATCGCAACCGGCTGATTGATGTGGTGCTGCGCAGCAATAATACGGAACGGCAGAACACGGAGACGCTGGAAGGATTGATGATCACCAACGCCAGCGGACAGAAAATTCCGTTGCGCCAGGTAGCGACCCTGAACTGGGGCGTGGATGATCCGGTGATCTGGCGCCGTCAGCGACTCTCATACATTACCGTGCAGACCGATATTGCACCGGGTCAGCGGGCTGAGCAGGTCTCGCAACAGCTCGCACCTGATGTCGCCGCCCTGCACGCCTCACTGCCAGCCGGATACGGTATTGAGGAAGGAGGCGTGGCGGCGGAGTCGGACAAAGGCAATGGTTCGGTGTTTGCCCTGCTGCCAGTAACGATCTGCGCCATGCTGGTCCTGCTGATGATTCAGCTGCAACGCTTCTCAGGCATGTTGCTGGCGCTGAGTATGGCCCCGTTTGGCCTGCCCGGCATCGTATCTGCGATGCTGCCGGCTGGCACACCGCTGGGATTTGTGGCGCTGCTGGGGATTATTGCGCTGGCGGGGATCATCATCCGCAACGCGGTGATTATGATCAGTGAAGTGGATGCGAACAGCCGCGCCGGCCTGCCAGATGATGACGCTATCCGGCAGGCCGCGCATCACCGGGCGCGTCCCATTCTGCTGACCGCCTGTGCTGCGATCCTCGGCATGATCCCCATCGCCCATCAGGTTTTCTGGGGGCCGATGGCGCTGGCGATTATTGGCGGTCTGGTCAGCGGCACGCTGGTGACACTCACGGTGCTGCCCGCCGCGTTAAGTCTGCTCATGCAGCGACGTTCAGGTTAA
- a CDS encoding LysR family transcriptional regulator has translation MELRHLRYFVAVAETLHFTRAAEMLGISQPPLSQQILRLEQEIGTPLLKRLTRGVELTEAGEAFLADAQQIVQLADQALENARGIARGISGQLSLGFASSVAFNPRIFTLIRQFTERYPAMELLTREENMSLLMQDLQEGLLDAAFIRLPCESSKAFNLRVISTEKMLIALPRCHPLSGTPTVALSALADETLIIFPRDVSPSLYELIVTACLRAGFSRHTFQQAPQITTSLGMVAAGCGIALVPESLRCVDNPEVSFCDIENNTLFTDVAFAWRRHHPSKAVLHLLALLAEPPATPDEAG, from the coding sequence ATGGAACTGCGCCACCTGCGTTATTTTGTTGCCGTAGCCGAGACGCTTCACTTCACCCGAGCCGCTGAAATGCTGGGGATTTCTCAGCCACCCCTGAGCCAGCAGATACTGCGGCTGGAGCAGGAGATTGGCACACCGCTGCTGAAACGGCTGACGCGCGGAGTGGAACTTACTGAAGCGGGAGAAGCGTTTCTGGCGGATGCGCAGCAAATTGTCCAACTGGCCGATCAGGCGCTGGAGAACGCGCGAGGTATTGCCCGCGGGATCAGCGGTCAGCTGTCGCTGGGGTTTGCCAGCTCGGTGGCGTTTAATCCGCGCATCTTCACCCTTATCCGGCAGTTTACGGAACGCTATCCGGCGATGGAGCTGCTGACGCGTGAAGAGAACATGTCGTTGCTGATGCAGGATCTGCAGGAGGGGTTACTGGATGCTGCCTTTATCCGGCTGCCGTGCGAAAGCAGCAAAGCGTTTAATCTGCGCGTGATCTCCACCGAGAAGATGCTGATAGCACTGCCGCGCTGCCATCCTCTAAGCGGTACGCCAACAGTCGCGTTGTCCGCGCTGGCGGATGAAACCCTGATAATCTTCCCGCGCGACGTTTCGCCTAGCCTGTATGAGCTGATTGTCACGGCCTGCCTGCGGGCCGGCTTTTCCCGTCACACTTTTCAGCAGGCGCCACAGATCACCACATCGCTGGGTATGGTGGCGGCAGGCTGCGGGATTGCGCTGGTGCCAGAGTCGCTGCGCTGCGTCGATAACCCGGAGGTCAGCTTCTGCGATATCGAAAACAACACGCTGTTTACTGATGTTGCCTTTGCCTGGCGTCGGCATCATCCATCAAAAGCGGTGCTGCATCTGCTGGCGCTGCTGGCCGAACCGCCTGCGACACCAGACGAAGCGGGTTGA
- the budA gene encoding acetolactate decarboxylase, translated as MSNCVTDCSCEDQLKHTVLTLSQDAPESVIYQTSLMSALLSGVYDGNVRIADLMRKGDFGLGTFNRLDGEMIAFDSKVYQLHSDGSAHPADPAQKTPFAVMTFFRPQHQFEFDRPMSREAIHRVIDSEITSDNQFCALRISGRFSRVETRTVPCQCRPYRSMPEVLGDQPTFAFSQRAGELIGFRTPQYMQGINVAGYHEHFITDDREGGGHILDYALEQGTLTFGAISKLVVDLPQDSDFLNADLNPANLDAAIRAVES; from the coding sequence ATGAGCAATTGTGTAACTGATTGTTCCTGTGAGGATCAACTAAAACATACTGTCTTAACGCTTTCTCAGGATGCACCAGAAAGCGTTATCTATCAGACCTCTTTAATGAGTGCGCTGCTGAGCGGCGTTTACGACGGCAACGTCCGCATCGCTGACCTGATGCGTAAAGGGGATTTCGGCCTGGGCACGTTCAACCGGCTGGATGGCGAGATGATTGCGTTCGACAGCAAGGTTTATCAGCTGCACTCAGATGGCAGTGCGCATCCGGCCGACCCGGCACAGAAAACTCCGTTTGCGGTGATGACCTTCTTCAGGCCGCAGCACCAGTTTGAGTTTGACCGGCCCATGTCGCGCGAGGCGATCCATCGGGTGATCGACAGCGAAATCACCTCCGATAACCAGTTCTGCGCGCTGCGCATCAGCGGTCGTTTCAGTCGCGTCGAGACGCGCACCGTGCCATGCCAGTGCCGTCCCTATCGCTCAATGCCGGAAGTGCTGGGCGATCAGCCGACCTTTGCCTTCAGCCAGCGCGCGGGCGAACTGATCGGATTCCGTACGCCGCAATATATGCAGGGCATTAACGTTGCGGGCTATCACGAACATTTTATTACCGACGACCGCGAAGGCGGCGGCCACATTCTCGACTATGCGCTGGAACAGGGCACCCTGACCTTTGGTGCCATCAGCAAGCTGGTCGTGGATTTGCCGCAGGATAGCGATTTTCTCAATGCCGACCTGAACCCCGCCAATCTTGACGCCGCGATCCGTGCGGTAGAAAGCTAA
- the alsS gene encoding acetolactate synthase AlsS, translated as MKTPTDTTLWTCGADLVVAQLEAQGVQHVFGIPGAKIDKVFDSLLDSSIQTIPVRHEANAAFMAAAVGRLTGNAGVALVTSGPGCSNLITGMATATSEGDPVVAIGGQVKRSDSAKQVHQSMDTVSMFRPITKYAVEVTDPSALSECLSNAFRHAEHGRGGGAFISLPQDIVDQPVTGKALSSKGRPVLGAAPDAMIDTVSQAIAGAKNPVILLGLMASQPENSEAIHDLLSRSHIPVTSTYQAAGAIRQDHFSRFAGRVGLFNNQAGDRLLQQADLIITIGYSPVEYEPAMWNSGNATLIHIDVIPAETDNRYLPDAELVGDIAATVRKLAARITAPLQLTAEAASILEDRQQQRKLLAMQGASLNQFALHPLRIVRAMQDIINSDVSLTVDMGSFHIWIARYLYSFRARQIMISNGQQTMGVALPWAIGAWLVDPQRKVVSVSGDGGFLQSSMELETAVRLKANILHIVWVDNAYNMVAMQEEKKYHRVSGVNFGPVDFKAYAEAFGAAGFAVTSAAELEPALRKAMDVQGPAVVAVPVDYADNPLLMGQLHLSQLL; from the coding sequence ATGAAAACTCCAACCGATACGACTCTCTGGACCTGCGGCGCTGACCTGGTGGTCGCGCAGCTTGAGGCGCAGGGCGTACAGCACGTCTTTGGCATCCCTGGCGCAAAGATCGATAAGGTTTTTGACTCCCTGCTGGATTCCTCCATTCAGACCATCCCGGTTCGTCATGAAGCCAACGCCGCGTTTATGGCCGCCGCAGTAGGCCGCCTGACAGGCAATGCCGGTGTGGCACTGGTCACCTCCGGACCGGGTTGCTCCAACCTGATTACCGGCATGGCCACCGCCACCAGCGAAGGCGATCCGGTCGTCGCCATCGGCGGCCAGGTGAAACGCTCGGACAGCGCCAAGCAGGTTCACCAGAGCATGGATACGGTGTCCATGTTTCGCCCGATCACCAAATATGCGGTTGAGGTGACCGATCCCTCTGCGCTCTCTGAATGCCTGTCGAATGCATTTCGTCACGCCGAGCATGGCCGGGGCGGAGGCGCCTTTATCAGCCTGCCGCAGGATATTGTCGACCAGCCGGTGACCGGCAAAGCACTGAGCAGCAAAGGCCGTCCGGTGCTGGGTGCCGCGCCAGACGCGATGATCGACACGGTCAGCCAGGCCATTGCCGGGGCGAAAAATCCGGTCATCCTGCTGGGATTAATGGCGAGCCAGCCGGAAAATAGCGAAGCCATTCACGATCTGCTGAGCCGCAGCCACATTCCGGTCACCAGCACCTATCAGGCGGCGGGCGCGATCAGACAGGATCACTTCTCACGCTTTGCCGGTCGCGTCGGACTGTTTAACAACCAGGCGGGTGACCGGCTGCTGCAACAGGCTGACCTGATCATCACCATCGGTTACAGCCCGGTAGAATACGAACCGGCGATGTGGAACAGCGGTAACGCCACCCTGATTCACATCGACGTGATTCCGGCAGAGACCGACAACCGCTACCTGCCGGACGCCGAGCTGGTGGGCGATATCGCCGCCACCGTGCGTAAACTGGCAGCACGCATTACCGCGCCGCTGCAGCTGACAGCAGAAGCCGCCAGCATTCTTGAAGATCGTCAGCAGCAGCGCAAACTGCTGGCGATGCAGGGTGCCAGCCTCAATCAATTTGCCCTGCATCCGCTGCGTATCGTGCGCGCCATGCAGGACATCATTAACAGCGACGTCAGCCTCACCGTCGATATGGGCAGCTTCCACATCTGGATCGCCCGTTATCTCTACAGCTTCCGTGCCCGCCAGATCATGATCTCCAACGGTCAGCAGACCATGGGCGTAGCGCTGCCGTGGGCGATTGGTGCCTGGCTGGTCGATCCGCAGCGCAAAGTGGTATCGGTTTCAGGGGATGGTGGCTTCCTGCAGTCCAGCATGGAGCTGGAAACTGCCGTCCGGTTAAAAGCCAATATCCTGCACATCGTCTGGGTAGATAACGCCTACAACATGGTGGCAATGCAGGAAGAGAAAAAATATCACCGCGTCTCCGGTGTCAATTTTGGCCCGGTCGATTTCAAAGCCTACGCCGAAGCGTTTGGCGCTGCGGGCTTTGCGGTGACCAGCGCAGCAGAACTGGAGCCGGCGCTGCGTAAAGCGATGGATGTTCAGGGTCCTGCCGTGGTGGCTGTGCCGGTCGATTACGCCGACAACCCGCTGCTGATGGGTCAGCTGCATCTGAGCCAGCTTCTTTAA